In Micromonospora sp. LH3U1, one genomic interval encodes:
- a CDS encoding hemolysin family protein, with product MAVDPHPVMSTPPLLAAGATAGLPDLQLIVFAAGLVVLAGLIAMTEAALAAVSPARAAELARDGVRGARTLQVVAGDVVRHLNLLLLLRLLAELTATTLVALVAVDSFGAGWRAALVTAGAMTVVSFVVVGVAPRTIGRQHAYAVGRAVAPLVRWLGRALNPLASLLILIGNAVTPGRGFREGPFATQVELRELVDLAEQRGVVEHGERQMIHSVFALGDTIAREVMVPRTEMVWIEEGKTLAQALVLFLRSGFSRIPVIGESVDDVLGVLYLKDLIRRSRGGDPEAEQVPVAELMRPATFVPESKPVDDLLSEMQAARNHLVIVVDEYGGTGGLVTIEDILEEIVGEITDEYDVERPPVERLGDSSVRVTARLPVENLGEMFDTDLPTDEVETVGGLLAQSLGRVPIPGAEAEVAGLRLIAEGTTGRRNRIDTVLVSRVESGHEQDTAGRGEHAGPGDDTDNYRDDERQSADA from the coding sequence CTGGCGGTCGACCCGCACCCAGTGATGTCCACTCCTCCGTTACTCGCGGCCGGTGCCACCGCCGGCCTTCCCGACCTGCAGCTGATCGTCTTCGCGGCCGGCCTGGTGGTGTTGGCCGGTCTGATCGCGATGACCGAGGCGGCGCTCGCCGCGGTCTCGCCGGCCCGGGCCGCCGAGCTGGCCCGCGACGGTGTGCGGGGCGCCCGTACCCTCCAGGTCGTCGCCGGCGACGTCGTCCGGCACCTCAACCTTCTCCTTTTGTTGCGGCTGCTCGCCGAGCTGACCGCCACCACGCTGGTGGCGCTCGTCGCGGTGGACAGCTTCGGCGCCGGCTGGCGAGCCGCGCTGGTGACCGCCGGTGCGATGACCGTGGTCAGCTTCGTGGTGGTCGGCGTCGCGCCGCGCACCATCGGCCGGCAGCACGCGTACGCCGTGGGTCGGGCCGTGGCGCCGCTGGTCCGCTGGCTGGGCCGGGCGCTCAACCCGCTCGCGTCGCTGCTGATCCTGATCGGCAACGCGGTCACCCCGGGGCGTGGCTTCCGGGAGGGCCCGTTCGCCACCCAGGTGGAGTTGCGTGAGCTGGTCGACCTGGCCGAGCAGCGCGGCGTGGTCGAGCACGGCGAGCGCCAAATGATCCACTCGGTCTTCGCGCTCGGCGACACCATCGCCCGTGAGGTGATGGTGCCTCGTACGGAGATGGTGTGGATCGAGGAGGGCAAGACGCTCGCGCAGGCGCTGGTGCTCTTCCTGCGTTCCGGTTTCTCCCGCATTCCGGTGATCGGCGAGAGTGTCGACGACGTGCTGGGTGTGCTCTACCTCAAGGACCTGATCCGGCGTTCCCGCGGCGGTGACCCGGAGGCCGAGCAGGTGCCGGTGGCCGAGCTGATGCGCCCGGCGACTTTCGTACCGGAGTCCAAGCCGGTCGACGACCTGCTGTCGGAGATGCAGGCGGCCCGCAACCACCTGGTCATCGTGGTCGACGAGTACGGCGGCACCGGCGGTCTGGTCACCATCGAGGACATCCTGGAGGAAATCGTCGGTGAGATCACCGACGAGTACGATGTCGAGCGCCCGCCCGTCGAACGTCTGGGGGACTCCTCGGTGCGGGTGACCGCCCGCCTGCCGGTGGAGAACCTGGGCGAGATGTTCGACACCGATCTCCCCACCGACGAGGTGGAAACGGTCGGTGGCCTGCTCGCCCAGTCGCTGGGGCGGGTGCCGATCCCCGGTGCGGAAGCCGAGGTCGCCGGCCTCCGGCTGATCGCCGAGGGCACCACCGGCCGGCGCAACCGGATCGACACCGTCCTGGTCAGCCGGGTGGAGTCGGGCCATGAGCAGGACACCGCGGGGCGTGGCGAGCACGCTGGCCCCGGGGACGACACCGACAACTATCGAGACGACGAGAGGCAATCCGCCGATGCCTGA
- a CDS encoding cytidine deaminase, whose protein sequence is MPDTPAAPAAPTAPTASAPLSAEDGKLVVLARGARGRVGAVEGAAVRDQDGRTYAAASVALPSLTLTALQLAVASAVAAGASRLEAAVVVTEASTLDGAGHAAVRDLAVDAPIHVAAPDGTVLGTVTQ, encoded by the coding sequence ATGCCTGACACACCCGCCGCGCCTGCCGCCCCGACCGCCCCCACCGCGTCGGCCCCGCTGAGCGCCGAGGACGGCAAGCTCGTCGTCCTGGCCCGGGGAGCCCGTGGACGGGTCGGCGCCGTGGAGGGCGCCGCGGTCCGGGACCAGGACGGCCGGACGTACGCGGCGGCCAGTGTCGCGTTGCCCTCGCTGACCCTCACCGCGTTGCAGTTGGCGGTCGCATCGGCCGTGGCGGCCGGGGCGAGCCGGCTGGAGGCCGCGGTGGTGGTGACCGAGGCGTCGACGCTGGATGGCGCCGGGCACGCGGCGGTGCGTGACCTCGCGGTGGACGCGCCGATCCACGTGGCCGCTCCGGACGGCACGGTCCTCGGCACGGTGACTCAGTGA
- the era gene encoding GTPase Era produces MQDPEARPYRAGFGCFVGRPNAGKSTLTNAIVGTKIAITSNKPQTTRHVIRAVLHRPESQLVLVDTPGLHRPRTLLGERLNDLVRSTWTEVDVIGLCIPADEPVGRGDRFISGELAELKATVLAVVTKTDLVDKRRLAEQLLAVSKMGEFAEIVPVSAVSGHQVDTLVDVMTSYLPPSPQLYPDDMLTDDPEQVMVAELIREAALEGVRDELPHSIAVIVEEMIPEGQVMKIYADLYVERPSQKAIVLGHKASRLKEVGTNARRQIEELLGSRVYLDLHVRVAKDWQRDPKQLRKLGF; encoded by the coding sequence GTGCAGGACCCGGAGGCTCGGCCGTACCGGGCCGGGTTCGGCTGTTTCGTCGGCCGACCCAACGCCGGCAAGTCGACGCTGACCAATGCCATCGTCGGCACCAAGATCGCGATCACCTCGAACAAGCCGCAGACCACCCGGCACGTCATCCGGGCCGTGCTGCACCGGCCGGAGTCGCAGCTGGTCCTGGTCGACACACCGGGCCTGCACCGCCCTCGTACGCTGCTCGGTGAGCGCCTCAACGACCTGGTCCGGTCCACCTGGACGGAGGTCGACGTGATCGGCCTCTGCATCCCGGCGGACGAGCCGGTCGGGCGCGGTGACCGGTTCATCAGCGGCGAGTTGGCCGAGTTGAAGGCCACCGTGCTGGCAGTTGTCACCAAGACCGACCTGGTGGACAAGCGTCGCCTGGCGGAGCAGTTGCTCGCGGTAAGCAAGATGGGCGAGTTCGCCGAGATCGTGCCGGTGAGCGCGGTTTCCGGGCATCAGGTGGACACGCTGGTCGACGTGATGACCAGCTACCTGCCGCCGTCGCCGCAGCTCTACCCGGACGACATGCTGACCGACGATCCCGAGCAGGTGATGGTCGCGGAGCTGATCCGGGAGGCCGCCCTGGAGGGGGTCCGTGACGAGCTGCCGCACTCCATCGCGGTGATCGTGGAGGAGATGATCCCCGAGGGTCAGGTCATGAAGATCTACGCCGACCTGTACGTGGAACGGCCCAGCCAGAAGGCGATCGTGCTCGGTCACAAGGCGAGTCGGCTCAAGGAGGTCGGCACCAACGCCCGCCGGCAGATCGAGGAGTTGCTCGGCAGCCGGGTCTATCTCGACCTGCACGTGCGGGTCGCGAAGGACTGGCAGCGCGACCCGAAGCAGTTGCGCAAGCTCGGCTTCTGA
- the ybeY gene encoding rRNA maturation RNase YbeY, protein MSIEIANESGVEVDTDAVLAVARHALDEMGVNPLAELSVLLVDIDYMTELNHRWMGGDGPTDVLAFPMDEGSVDHGPGESAPAGGEPALLGDIVLCPEVAAKQAATAGHAPADELHLLTVHGVLHLLGYDHAEPEEEREMFALQARLLASWRSTRTQ, encoded by the coding sequence TTGTCCATCGAGATCGCCAACGAGTCCGGTGTCGAGGTTGACACCGACGCCGTGCTCGCCGTCGCCCGGCACGCCCTCGACGAGATGGGGGTCAACCCCCTCGCCGAGTTGTCCGTGTTGCTGGTCGACATCGACTACATGACCGAGCTGAACCACCGCTGGATGGGTGGCGACGGCCCGACCGACGTGCTCGCCTTCCCCATGGATGAGGGCAGCGTCGACCACGGCCCGGGCGAGTCCGCACCGGCCGGTGGCGAGCCGGCCCTGCTCGGCGACATCGTGCTCTGCCCCGAGGTCGCGGCCAAGCAGGCGGCGACCGCCGGGCACGCACCGGCCGACGAGCTGCACCTGCTCACCGTGCACGGTGTGCTGCACCTGCTGGGCTATGACCACGCCGAGCCGGAGGAGGAGCGGGAGATGTTCGCGCTCCAGGCCCGACTGCTGGCGAGCTGGCGGTCGACCCGCACCCAGTGA